The following proteins are co-located in the Hyalangium minutum genome:
- a CDS encoding aldehyde dehydrogenase family protein gives MRLVKTQEVSEQERPLEEAFERLQARRWEMAQTTAKERLARLERLKANILSRREALAEALFADFRKPRAEAESTEILPVLMELAHTAKHLKSWMKPRKVETPLLLTGTHSEVRYEPKGVVLVIAPWNYPFCLAIAPLIAAVSAGNCVMLKASEKTPHVAAFLESLIKDTFDSTEVTTIQGGPEIGEALLRLPFDHFFFTGGPRVGQKVMAAAARHLSGVTLELGGKSPVVVDASADVKAAAERVVWGKFLNAGQTCIAPDYVFVHASQEEAFLSAAKDALERFYGKTEEARRASPDLCRLVDDAAFSRVCGLLDRTVSSGSRVVAGGVVDAPSRYIAPTLLADVTAESAVMEEEIFGPLLPVLRFEQLDTVVSFIRSQGKPLAMYIFSTDDDAVERLLRQTSAGGTVVNNVILHIVNPGLPFGGVGQSGLGAYHGDTGFRELSHARAVMKQGRASLAHFFFPPYTGKAQQLARLASRLFE, from the coding sequence AGGCCAACATCCTCAGCCGCCGCGAAGCCCTCGCCGAGGCTCTCTTCGCTGACTTCCGCAAGCCCCGCGCCGAGGCCGAAAGCACCGAGATCCTCCCCGTCCTCATGGAGCTAGCCCACACCGCCAAGCACCTCAAGTCTTGGATGAAGCCTCGCAAGGTCGAGACGCCGCTCCTCCTCACCGGCACCCACAGCGAGGTCCGCTACGAGCCCAAGGGCGTCGTGCTCGTCATCGCCCCGTGGAACTACCCCTTCTGTCTGGCCATCGCCCCGCTGATTGCCGCCGTGTCCGCCGGCAACTGCGTCATGCTCAAGGCCAGCGAGAAGACGCCCCACGTCGCCGCCTTCCTCGAGTCCCTCATCAAGGACACCTTTGATTCCACCGAGGTCACCACCATTCAGGGCGGCCCGGAGATCGGCGAGGCCCTGCTGCGCCTCCCCTTCGATCACTTCTTCTTCACCGGTGGCCCGCGCGTGGGCCAGAAGGTCATGGCCGCCGCCGCGCGGCACCTCTCCGGCGTCACCTTGGAGCTGGGCGGCAAGTCCCCCGTCGTCGTGGACGCCTCCGCCGACGTGAAGGCTGCCGCCGAGCGCGTCGTCTGGGGCAAGTTCCTCAACGCCGGCCAGACGTGCATCGCCCCCGACTACGTCTTCGTCCATGCCTCCCAGGAGGAGGCGTTCCTCTCCGCCGCCAAGGACGCACTGGAGCGCTTCTACGGAAAGACCGAGGAGGCCCGCCGCGCCAGCCCCGACCTCTGCCGGCTCGTGGATGACGCCGCCTTCTCTCGCGTCTGCGGTCTGCTGGATCGCACCGTCAGCTCGGGCAGCCGCGTGGTGGCCGGTGGCGTGGTGGATGCGCCCAGCCGCTACATCGCTCCCACGCTGCTCGCGGACGTGACGGCCGAGTCCGCCGTCATGGAAGAGGAGATCTTCGGGCCGCTCCTGCCCGTGCTGCGCTTCGAGCAGCTCGACACGGTGGTGAGCTTCATCCGGAGCCAGGGCAAGCCGCTGGCCATGTACATCTTCAGCACGGACGACGATGCCGTAGAGCGGCTGCTGCGGCAGACCTCCGCCGGAGGCACCGTGGTGAACAACGTCATCCTCCACATCGTGAACCCCGGCCTGCCCTTCGGCGGCGTGGGGCAGAGCGGGCTCGGCGCGTACCACGGTGACACCGGCTTCCGGGAGCTGAGCCACGCGCGCGCCGTGATGAAGCAGGGGCGCGCCTCGCTGGCCCACTTCTTCTTCCCGCCGTACACCGGCAAGGCGCAGCAACTCGCCCGGCTCGCGAGCCGCTTGTTCGAGTAG
- a CDS encoding phenylalanine--tRNA ligase beta subunit-related protein, with protein sequence MLTVDPHPLLDALAFTTTFPGPLSSLPSPEWLTALLKQGTSAPLSSDDAVRGVVRDLLRHGGYKPTGRGKPASEYLVRASGDGSLGSINAAVDACNAVSLHSGLPISVVDLDRAKAPFRLGIAPQGSEYVFNASGQTIDLSGLLCLFDADGPCANAVKDAQRTKTNADTRRTLTVLWGAKALGDRTSRAFTWYRELLERLGATVERVP encoded by the coding sequence GTGCTGACCGTCGACCCTCATCCCCTCCTGGATGCCCTGGCCTTCACCACCACCTTCCCAGGGCCTCTGTCCTCCCTGCCCTCCCCGGAGTGGCTCACCGCCCTCCTGAAGCAGGGCACCTCCGCGCCGCTCTCCAGCGATGACGCCGTGCGCGGCGTCGTCCGGGACTTGCTGCGCCACGGCGGCTACAAGCCCACCGGCCGGGGCAAGCCCGCCTCCGAGTACCTCGTGCGCGCCTCGGGCGATGGCTCGCTGGGCTCCATCAACGCCGCCGTGGATGCGTGCAACGCCGTCTCCCTCCACAGCGGCCTCCCCATCAGCGTGGTGGACCTCGACCGCGCGAAGGCCCCCTTCCGCCTCGGCATCGCCCCCCAGGGCTCCGAGTACGTCTTCAACGCTTCCGGGCAGACCATCGACCTGTCCGGCCTGCTGTGCCTCTTCGACGCCGACGGCCCCTGCGCCAACGCCGTGAAGGACGCCCAGCGCACCAAGACGAACGCGGATACCCGCCGCACCCTCACTGTTCTCTGGGGCGCCAAGGCCCTGGGCGACCGCACCTCCCGCGCCTTCACCTGGTACCGCGAGCTGCTCGAGCGCCTCGGAGCCACCGTGGAGCGCGTTCCCTGA
- a CDS encoding phosphotransferase, whose protein sequence is MLLTAPEVLRTTERSDVVRARVVGGGQEPSVVLKHFRDDPVCGLDDWAAHVFLTQRGLYIGPRFLAGSEEARLFIMEDLGRGQSLETLLQGNEAYTASGALMSIVRLTSVLHVRTLGAQSDYDTVRQSIEPRHERVRIENARYLLDNAGRLRRWLAEVGAKEDPGLQADLEQVARGLADPGPFLVFTHGDMAPSNTLFSRDGPRLVDFEYGGMRSALYDALMWLLTVPFPDELISRADLYYRAGLSQGCYAAQVDSDYLRARATVAAARTVNVFQWISPKALERDRDWAPGFTERTALLRHLERLRIILQPFNPVPALSRTLESLEVRLRERWTVQPFVWPAFR, encoded by the coding sequence GTGCTGCTCACGGCTCCCGAGGTCCTCCGCACCACGGAACGCAGCGACGTGGTCCGCGCCCGCGTGGTCGGCGGTGGCCAGGAGCCCAGCGTCGTCCTCAAGCACTTCCGGGATGACCCTGTCTGCGGACTGGATGACTGGGCCGCGCACGTGTTCCTCACCCAGCGAGGCCTGTACATCGGCCCCCGCTTCCTCGCGGGCAGCGAGGAGGCCCGCCTCTTCATCATGGAGGACCTCGGCCGGGGCCAAAGCCTGGAAACACTGCTCCAGGGCAACGAGGCGTACACCGCCAGCGGTGCGCTGATGTCCATCGTTCGGCTCACCTCCGTGCTGCACGTCCGCACCCTCGGCGCACAGTCGGACTACGACACCGTCCGCCAGTCGATCGAGCCTCGCCACGAGCGCGTCCGCATCGAGAACGCCCGCTACCTGCTGGACAACGCCGGGCGCCTGCGGCGGTGGCTCGCGGAGGTGGGCGCGAAAGAGGACCCGGGCCTCCAAGCGGATCTGGAGCAGGTGGCGCGAGGGCTCGCCGACCCCGGCCCGTTCCTCGTCTTCACCCACGGAGACATGGCGCCGAGCAACACGCTCTTCTCGCGGGACGGCCCGCGCCTCGTGGACTTCGAGTACGGCGGCATGCGCAGCGCCCTCTACGACGCGCTGATGTGGCTGCTCACCGTGCCGTTCCCCGACGAGCTCATCTCCCGCGCGGACCTCTACTACCGCGCCGGGCTGAGCCAGGGCTGCTACGCGGCACAGGTGGACTCGGACTATCTGCGCGCCCGCGCCACCGTGGCCGCCGCGCGCACCGTGAACGTCTTCCAGTGGATCTCCCCCAAGGCCCTGGAGAGAGACAGGGACTGGGCCCCCGGCTTCACCGAGCGCACTGCGCTGCTGCGCCACCTCGAGCGGCTCCGGATCATCCTGCAGCCCTTCAACCCTGTCCCCGCGCTCTCGCGCACGCTCGAGTCCCTGGAAGTCCGCCTGCGCGAGCGCTGGACCGTGCAGCCCTTCGTCTGGCCCGCGTTCCGGTGA
- a CDS encoding gluconokinase yields MVIILMGVAGAGKTTVGKRLAQLLGWRFVEGDDFHPPANVAKMAAGIPLTDEDRAPWLERLRGLIQEALERGEPVVMACSALKERYRLLLTVDPAQVKWVYLWAPREVIASRLAQRTGHFMPPSLLDSQFAALEAPKDALPVDVTPGPDAVVAAIREQLGL; encoded by the coding sequence GTGGTGATCATCCTCATGGGAGTGGCGGGAGCGGGGAAGACGACGGTGGGGAAGCGGCTCGCTCAGTTGCTGGGCTGGCGCTTCGTGGAGGGGGATGACTTCCACCCTCCGGCGAACGTGGCGAAGATGGCCGCGGGCATCCCGCTGACGGACGAGGACCGTGCGCCCTGGCTGGAGCGGCTGCGCGGGCTCATCCAGGAGGCCCTGGAGCGCGGGGAGCCGGTGGTGATGGCGTGCTCGGCGCTGAAGGAGCGTTACCGGCTGCTGCTCACGGTGGATCCGGCGCAGGTGAAGTGGGTGTACCTGTGGGCGCCCCGGGAGGTAATCGCGAGCCGGCTGGCGCAGCGCACGGGGCACTTCATGCCGCCGAGCCTGCTCGACAGCCAGTTCGCGGCGCTGGAGGCGCCGAAGGATGCGCTGCCGGTGGACGTGACGCCGGGACCGGACGCGGTGGTCGCGGCGATTCGGGAGCAGCTCGGCCTCTGA
- a CDS encoding DNA ligase → MADIPNGGQVEVKGSGAKPYILKNTGGVYSCSCPAWRNQSTTIERRTCKHLRKIRGDEAEDARIGAPAPATNRTANRATASKRAAPAATEGKAPPVLLAHSWQNDTDLTGWWMSEKLDGVRAYWDGTRFLSRQGNPFYAPDWFTEKLPDSPLDGELFGGRKKFQRTVSVVRRQDMSDDWKELAFVIFDAPSMDAPFEERIAHVEQYVEDVAPPYAEWLSHQPCQGVKHLREELARVEGLGGEGLMLRQPGSRYEVGRSYTLLKVKSFHDDEARVIGHQAGAGRHKGRLGALEVELRNGTRFSVGTGLSDAERGNPPPLGSIITFRYQELSNDGVPRFPSYVGVRIDAAPWEPTPGGKRKRA, encoded by the coding sequence GTGGCCGATATTCCGAATGGCGGGCAAGTCGAGGTCAAAGGCTCGGGTGCCAAGCCGTACATCTTGAAGAACACGGGCGGTGTCTACTCGTGCTCGTGCCCAGCGTGGCGCAACCAGTCCACCACCATCGAGCGCAGAACCTGCAAGCACCTGCGCAAGATTCGCGGAGATGAGGCTGAGGACGCTCGCATCGGCGCCCCCGCTCCCGCCACCAATCGCACTGCCAACCGCGCCACCGCCTCCAAGCGCGCCGCTCCCGCCGCCACCGAGGGCAAGGCCCCGCCGGTGCTGCTGGCCCACTCGTGGCAGAACGACACGGACCTCACGGGCTGGTGGATGAGCGAGAAGCTCGACGGCGTGCGCGCCTACTGGGACGGCACGCGGTTCCTCTCGCGCCAGGGCAACCCCTTCTACGCTCCGGACTGGTTCACCGAAAAGCTGCCCGACTCCCCGCTCGATGGCGAGCTGTTCGGCGGCCGCAAGAAGTTCCAGCGCACCGTCAGCGTCGTCCGTCGCCAGGACATGAGCGATGACTGGAAGGAGCTGGCCTTCGTCATCTTCGACGCCCCCAGCATGGACGCGCCCTTCGAGGAGCGCATCGCCCACGTGGAGCAATACGTGGAGGACGTGGCGCCCCCGTATGCCGAGTGGCTCTCGCACCAGCCCTGCCAGGGCGTGAAGCACCTGCGCGAGGAGCTGGCGCGGGTGGAGGGGCTCGGCGGCGAGGGGCTCATGCTGCGCCAGCCCGGCTCGCGCTACGAGGTGGGCCGCTCCTACACCCTCCTCAAGGTGAAGAGCTTCCATGACGACGAGGCGCGCGTCATTGGCCACCAGGCCGGCGCGGGCCGCCACAAGGGCCGCCTCGGTGCGCTCGAGGTGGAGCTGCGCAACGGCACCCGCTTCTCCGTGGGCACCGGCCTGTCCGACGCGGAGCGCGGGAACCCGCCGCCCCTCGGCAGCATCATCACCTTCCGCTACCAGGAGCTCTCCAACGACGGAGTGCCGCGCTTCCCCTCCTATGTGGGGGTGCGCATCGACGCGGCGCCCTGGGAGCCCACCCCGGGCGGCAAGCGCAAGCGCGCGTGA
- a CDS encoding serine/threonine-protein kinase has protein sequence MSWTQSDEVTAKDEPPQPPATQPRMAAAVPVDLVGKMIGPYRVVRRLGSGGMGTVYQAEQTRIGARVALKVLHPHLSQDEGLRARFYAEAKTVNVVGHPNIVRIFDINEAPGSLHYFVMEYLEGEPLSQLPRPLEPGLLTHLLGEACEALEAAHNAGVVHRDLKPDNLFVVRRESSQRPSLKVLDFGVAKARGPLTHPRLTAVGMVLGTPAYMAPEQWTGQPVDGRADIYALGVTAYLMATGRLPYPRGQVAELVLSATAPMPTAPHLLNPRIPLGLSEAILRALARRPAERFAQALQFKQALEAAMRDPTRSRPTPVPGGPLASTPVPSPTVSLRTPQAHLPREEAPTPQSWTAVVRRRSGTGAVEVQCTELSRGGLFMCCSEPFPQLFGRLAFTLRLDGVPVECEAEVVRHVDSAQARTWGMSPGVGLQFINPSAQLREYLRRLCPSRVMPAAPVAMPQDCSLL, from the coding sequence GTGTCCTGGACTCAGTCGGACGAGGTCACCGCCAAGGACGAGCCACCGCAACCGCCAGCGACGCAACCCCGCATGGCGGCGGCCGTGCCGGTGGATCTGGTGGGAAAGATGATCGGTCCCTACCGCGTGGTGCGGCGGCTGGGCTCGGGCGGCATGGGCACGGTGTACCAGGCGGAGCAGACGCGCATTGGCGCGCGGGTGGCGCTCAAGGTGCTGCACCCGCACCTCAGCCAGGACGAGGGCCTGCGCGCCCGCTTCTACGCCGAGGCGAAGACGGTGAACGTGGTGGGGCACCCGAACATCGTCCGCATCTTCGACATCAACGAGGCCCCGGGCAGCCTGCACTACTTCGTCATGGAGTACCTGGAGGGCGAGCCGCTGTCGCAGCTGCCGCGCCCGCTGGAGCCGGGCCTGCTCACGCACCTGCTGGGCGAGGCCTGCGAGGCGCTCGAGGCCGCGCACAACGCGGGCGTGGTGCACCGCGACTTGAAGCCGGACAACCTCTTCGTGGTGCGGCGCGAGTCCTCGCAGCGTCCCTCGCTCAAGGTGCTGGACTTCGGCGTGGCCAAGGCGCGCGGCCCGCTCACGCACCCGCGGCTCACCGCCGTGGGCATGGTGCTGGGCACGCCCGCGTACATGGCCCCCGAGCAGTGGACGGGGCAGCCGGTGGACGGGCGCGCGGACATCTATGCGCTCGGCGTGACGGCCTACCTCATGGCCACCGGGCGGCTGCCCTATCCTCGTGGCCAGGTGGCGGAGCTCGTCCTGTCGGCCACGGCGCCCATGCCCACCGCTCCGCACCTGCTCAACCCGCGCATCCCCCTGGGGCTCTCGGAGGCCATCCTGCGCGCGCTGGCGCGGCGGCCCGCGGAGCGCTTCGCCCAGGCGCTCCAATTCAAGCAGGCGCTCGAGGCCGCCATGCGCGATCCCACCCGGAGCCGGCCCACTCCGGTGCCGGGAGGCCCGCTCGCCAGCACGCCCGTGCCCTCGCCCACCGTGTCCCTGCGCACGCCGCAGGCGCACCTGCCCCGCGAAGAGGCGCCCACGCCGCAGAGCTGGACGGCCGTCGTGCGCCGCCGCAGCGGCACGGGCGCGGTGGAGGTGCAGTGCACGGAGCTGAGCCGCGGTGGCCTCTTCATGTGCTGCTCGGAGCCCTTCCCGCAGCTGTTCGGCCGGCTCGCGTTCACGCTGAGGCTCGACGGCGTGCCCGTGGAGTGCGAGGCCGAGGTGGTGCGGCACGTGGACTCGGCGCAGGCGCGCACCTGGGGCATGTCCCCCGGCGTGGGGCTGCAGTTCATCAACCCCTCCGCCCAGCTTCGCGAGTACCTGCGCCGGCTGTGCCCCTCGCGCGTCATGCCCGCCGCGCCCGTGGCCATGCCCCAGGACTGCTCTCTGCTTTGA
- a CDS encoding DUF488 family protein: MTQALPKRRARGWGSARIYALGHSTRTAEELVELLQAHGVGMLADIRTVPRSRTNPQFNRDTLPRTLAAADLRYAHLPKLGGLRRPRPDSPNGAWRNKSFQGYADYMQTEDFAQGLEELRVLAEEAPVALMCAEALRWRCHRSLVADALFARGVQVLHILSRTRVEPHRLTSFAELHGRQVLYPPHGEDTEPTAALEPRGRT, encoded by the coding sequence ATGACCCAAGCGCTGCCGAAGCGCCGGGCCCGGGGCTGGGGCTCCGCGCGCATCTACGCGCTGGGCCACTCCACCCGGACGGCGGAGGAGCTGGTGGAGCTGCTGCAGGCCCACGGCGTGGGGATGCTGGCGGACATCCGCACGGTGCCGCGCTCGCGCACCAACCCGCAGTTCAACCGGGACACGCTGCCGAGGACGCTGGCGGCGGCGGACCTGCGCTATGCGCACCTGCCCAAGCTCGGAGGACTGCGGCGGCCCCGGCCGGACTCGCCCAACGGCGCCTGGCGCAACAAGAGCTTCCAGGGCTACGCGGACTACATGCAGACGGAGGACTTCGCGCAGGGGCTGGAGGAGCTGCGGGTCCTCGCCGAGGAGGCACCGGTGGCCCTCATGTGCGCGGAGGCCCTGCGCTGGCGCTGCCACCGCAGCCTCGTGGCGGATGCGCTGTTCGCGCGCGGAGTGCAGGTGCTCCACATCCTCAGCCGCACGCGCGTGGAGCCGCACCGGCTCACCTCTTTCGCAGAGCTCCACGGCCGGCAGGTGCTCTACCCGCCGCACGGCGAGGACACGGAGCCTACCGCCGCTCTGGAGCCCCGCGGCCGCACCTGA
- a CDS encoding histone deacetylase — protein MRGWLESWSVRLCPERARVPVFYDASYRLPFAGLELSTGVEPRRVDFTTWYLLETGAVRAEDVHRPRPVSYAQLARVHSAVYLESLGRPETLARIFAVDPSDVPVDAVLDSLRHACGGTLEATRMALARRRSVANLAGGYHHAAPGQGGGFCALNDLAVALKAVREEGFSGRTVVLDLDAHPPDGTAACLAEDSKVWIGSISGSDWGTVAGVDEVLLPRNAGDAEYLGALEALLARMPRADLAFVIAGGDVLHADRFGCLGLSLEGARRRDRLVARALRGVPQVWVPGGGYHEDSWKVFAGSILVLGGRGHQPIQARFDPLSARFQRISRMLSKEPLTDWEPITQEDLEGSRGFTLSAESRVLGYYTAQSLEYSLFRYGVLTHLERLGYGPLRVEVGPTGAGDRIQLLGRAGGQEHLLVDCVLERRRLGEDTYLFVNWLTLRHPLAHFSALRPQLPGQEVPGLGLSREAAEMLMLMADRLKLDGVAFRPMWFHLAVVARARFRFVDPAQQGRFEALMRDLARVPLLVATRLVAEGRVRLNGQPYAWEAQDMVSRHAPLRDDEAIAQERERCRFSVE, from the coding sequence ATGAGAGGCTGGCTGGAGTCATGGAGCGTGCGGCTGTGCCCGGAGCGGGCGCGGGTGCCCGTCTTCTACGATGCCTCCTACCGGCTGCCCTTCGCGGGCCTCGAGCTCTCCACCGGCGTCGAGCCGCGCCGCGTGGACTTCACCACCTGGTACCTGCTGGAGACGGGCGCGGTGCGCGCCGAGGATGTGCACCGCCCGCGGCCCGTCTCGTACGCCCAGCTGGCCCGGGTGCACAGCGCCGTCTACCTGGAGTCCCTCGGACGCCCGGAGACGCTGGCGCGCATCTTCGCGGTGGACCCTTCGGATGTGCCGGTGGATGCGGTGCTGGACTCGCTGCGCCACGCTTGTGGAGGCACGCTGGAGGCCACTCGGATGGCGCTGGCCCGGCGCCGATCTGTCGCGAACCTCGCGGGAGGCTACCACCATGCCGCGCCCGGCCAGGGCGGGGGCTTCTGCGCGCTGAATGATCTCGCCGTGGCGCTGAAGGCCGTGCGCGAGGAGGGCTTCTCCGGCAGGACGGTGGTGCTGGACCTGGACGCGCACCCTCCGGATGGCACCGCCGCGTGCCTCGCCGAGGACTCGAAGGTGTGGATCGGCTCCATCTCCGGGAGCGACTGGGGAACCGTGGCGGGTGTGGACGAGGTGCTGCTGCCCCGGAACGCCGGTGATGCGGAGTACCTGGGCGCGCTGGAGGCGCTGCTGGCCCGCATGCCTCGGGCGGACCTGGCCTTCGTCATCGCCGGAGGGGACGTGCTGCACGCCGACCGCTTCGGCTGCCTGGGGCTCTCGCTGGAGGGCGCGCGGCGGAGGGATCGGCTCGTGGCGCGGGCGCTCCGGGGCGTGCCTCAGGTCTGGGTGCCCGGCGGTGGGTACCACGAAGATTCCTGGAAGGTGTTCGCCGGTTCCATCCTCGTGCTGGGAGGACGGGGGCACCAGCCCATCCAGGCCCGGTTCGATCCGCTCAGCGCCCGGTTCCAGCGCATCTCCCGGATGCTGTCGAAGGAGCCGCTGACGGACTGGGAGCCCATCACCCAGGAGGACCTGGAGGGCTCCAGGGGCTTCACGCTCTCGGCGGAGTCGCGGGTGCTGGGCTACTACACCGCGCAGTCGCTCGAGTACTCGCTGTTCCGCTACGGGGTGCTGACGCACCTGGAGCGGCTGGGCTACGGCCCGCTGCGCGTGGAGGTGGGCCCCACGGGCGCGGGCGATCGCATCCAGTTGCTCGGTCGCGCCGGGGGGCAGGAACACCTGCTGGTGGACTGTGTCCTGGAGCGTCGGCGGCTGGGCGAGGACACCTATCTCTTCGTCAACTGGCTCACGCTGCGCCATCCGCTCGCGCACTTCAGCGCCTTGCGTCCCCAACTCCCAGGCCAGGAGGTGCCAGGATTGGGGTTATCGCGCGAAGCAGCGGAGATGCTCATGCTCATGGCGGATCGGCTGAAGCTCGATGGCGTGGCGTTCCGTCCCATGTGGTTCCACCTCGCGGTGGTGGCGCGCGCCCGCTTCCGCTTCGTGGATCCGGCGCAGCAGGGGCGCTTCGAGGCGCTGATGAGGGACCTGGCTCGCGTGCCGCTGCTGGTGGCGACACGGCTGGTGGCTGAGGGGCGCGTGCGGCTCAACGGCCAGCCCTACGCCTGGGAAGCCCAGGACATGGTGTCTCGCCACGCCCCGCTGCGCGACGACGAGGCCATCGCCCAGGAGCGCGAGCGCTGCCGCTTCAGCGTGGAGTGA
- a CDS encoding DUF2167 domain-containing protein, whose translation MHAGWKWIAAGLLLTPLLALADLPPPKSDDLIKELEQGEMQEAEAPEEIPPGVKPGPVKVDLGHELALDVPDDHVFLDKPVAAKVLEQNGSFHHDNLLGIVVSKDEQAPWFVVIRYEDEGYIKDDEALDSKEILDAIKEGQEEANEERVQRGFKALRIGDWTEAPHYDRAQHHLVWALNASTEDGTSVNYNTRVLGRRGFVSLNLVVNPENLELSKPHVVKLLKNTSFNQGARYADFQEGTDKVAEYGLAGIVLGGAGLGAAKLVKVGLLAKASKFIIALLLAGKKFIVLALVGLGALLKKIFGGKDSSGNP comes from the coding sequence ATGCACGCTGGTTGGAAGTGGATTGCCGCGGGACTGCTGCTCACGCCTCTCCTGGCCCTGGCGGATCTCCCGCCGCCCAAATCGGACGACCTGATCAAGGAGCTCGAGCAGGGCGAGATGCAGGAGGCCGAAGCGCCCGAGGAGATTCCTCCAGGCGTGAAGCCGGGCCCCGTGAAGGTCGACCTCGGCCATGAGCTGGCGCTCGACGTGCCCGACGACCATGTCTTCCTGGACAAGCCTGTCGCCGCGAAGGTGCTCGAGCAGAACGGTTCTTTCCACCACGACAACCTGCTGGGCATCGTCGTGAGCAAGGACGAGCAGGCGCCCTGGTTCGTCGTCATCCGCTACGAGGATGAGGGCTACATCAAGGACGACGAGGCGCTGGACTCCAAGGAGATCCTCGACGCCATCAAGGAGGGCCAGGAGGAGGCCAACGAGGAGCGCGTGCAGCGCGGCTTCAAGGCGCTGCGCATCGGCGACTGGACGGAGGCGCCGCACTACGACCGGGCGCAGCACCACCTGGTGTGGGCGCTCAACGCCTCGACGGAGGACGGCACCTCGGTGAACTACAACACCCGCGTGCTCGGCCGCCGCGGCTTCGTGTCCCTGAACCTCGTGGTGAACCCCGAGAACCTGGAGCTGAGCAAGCCCCACGTGGTGAAGCTGCTCAAGAACACCTCGTTCAACCAGGGCGCGCGCTACGCGGACTTCCAGGAGGGCACCGACAAGGTGGCCGAGTACGGCCTGGCCGGCATTGTCCTCGGTGGTGCGGGCCTGGGCGCCGCCAAGCTCGTGAAGGTGGGCCTGCTCGCCAAGGCGAGCAAGTTCATCATCGCCCTGCTGCTGGCGGGCAAGAAGTTCATCGTCCTCGCCTTGGTGGGTCTGGGCGCCCTCCTGAAGAAGATCTTCGGGGGCAAGGACTCCTCCGGCAATCCCTGA
- a CDS encoding phosphatase PAP2 family protein gives MRRRLREWKSVLMDGDGVRLLGLLLLLVGCGLGFVALADEIRESETQDFDEAVVRALRRTDDPAVPIGPPWLRLSALDVTALGGATVLTLITLAVCGFLVLVRRFRSLLLVLGSTVSGALLNSFLKHFFARPRPTVVPHLAEVGAPSFPSGHAMLSAIVYLTLGALLAQLTERRWLKAYVLGVAVMLTFLVGLTRVFLGVHYLTDVLGGWMAGLAWAVFTALLARAAKRRSPALREEVHQGANVPDDSAPAGGSRG, from the coding sequence ATGCGACGCCGTTTGCGCGAGTGGAAGTCCGTCCTGATGGACGGGGATGGAGTCCGGCTGCTGGGTCTGCTGCTGCTGCTCGTGGGCTGTGGCCTGGGCTTCGTGGCCCTGGCCGACGAGATCCGCGAGAGCGAGACGCAGGACTTCGACGAGGCCGTGGTGCGTGCGCTGCGCCGGACGGATGACCCTGCGGTGCCTATTGGCCCGCCGTGGCTGAGGCTGTCGGCGCTGGATGTGACGGCGCTCGGAGGCGCGACGGTGCTCACGCTCATCACCCTGGCGGTGTGCGGGTTCCTGGTGCTGGTGCGGCGCTTCCGCTCGCTGCTGCTGGTGCTGGGCTCCACGGTGAGCGGCGCGCTGCTGAACTCCTTTCTCAAGCACTTCTTCGCCCGGCCCCGGCCCACCGTGGTGCCCCACTTGGCCGAGGTGGGCGCGCCCAGCTTTCCCAGTGGCCACGCGATGCTCTCGGCCATCGTGTACCTCACCCTGGGCGCGTTGCTGGCGCAGCTCACCGAGCGCCGCTGGTTGAAAGCCTATGTGCTGGGCGTGGCGGTGATGCTGACGTTCCTCGTAGGACTGACGCGGGTGTTCCTGGGGGTGCACTACCTCACGGACGTGCTGGGCGGGTGGATGGCGGGCCTGGCCTGGGCCGTCTTCACCGCGCTGCTGGCGCGCGCCGCCAAGCGCCGCAGCCCCGCGCTCCGAGAGGAGGTCCACCAGGGCGCCAACGTGCCCGACGACAGCGCCCCCGCAGGAGGCAGCCGCGGCTGA